Genomic segment of Tomitella fengzijianii:
AGCCTGGACGGCGTTGTTCACAGTTGTTGACGATACTCCCGCCGTCACCGGTGCTCAAGAGGCCGAATTGCCGTTGGCCGGGGCCGGCTCGCGCTCCGCCGTGCCGCCGCGCAGCAGCACGAGCACCGCCACTGCGGCGCAGGCGAGGAGCGCCGCGGTGGACCCTGCCGCGACGTGCATGCCGTCCACGAAGGAGCTCCGGGCCGAGTCGAGCAGCTCGGCGCCCTGCGGGCCGCCGATCTCGTCCGCGACGCGCACCGCGCCACCGAGCGTGTCGCGCACCGCGGTCGCCTGCTCCGCCGCGAGCCCCGCGACGTCCACACCCGCCCGGTAGATGCCCATCACCACGCTGCCGAGCACCGCGACACCCGCAGCCACTCCCAACTCGTAGGAGGTTTCGGAGATCCCCGAGGCCGCCCCGGCACGTTCCGGCTCGACCACGTCGACGACGACCGCCGATGTGAGCGTCAGCCCCAGCCCGCTGCCGAGCCCCACCACCACGAAGCCCACGACGAACACGAGCGCGCGGCCGTCGACGCCCAGTGCCATCAGCATGACTGCGCCGACGGCCGCGAACAGGATCGATCCCGCCAGCGCCCGGCGCACCCCGATCCGGCGCGCCACCGCGGCGGCGAGCAACGCCGCGACCATGCTCGCCGCGGTGCCGGGGGCCGCGAGCAGCCCGGCTTCCAGCGGCGAGTACCCGAGCACCATCTGCAGGTACTGGGTGCCGAAGAACAGCACCCCCGCGAGCCCGAACACCGACAGCAGGTTCGTCAGGATCGCCGTGGAGAACACGGGGTTACGGAACAGGCGCACATCGATCATCGGGTCGGCCGCGCGGCGCTGCCGGGACACGAAGGCCCACCCGCACAGCACGCCCGCCACGACGAGGGCGCCCGTGAGCGGGCTCGGGCCGTGCGAAGCGGCGTCCTTGAGCGCGTAGATCAGCGGTACCAAGGTGCCCGCGGACAGCACCACACCGGGGAAGTCGAACCGGCCGGGGTGCGGATCGCGGGACTCGCGCAGCACGAACGGCATGGCGACGAGCATCACGAGCAGGACCGGGACGGCGACGAGGAAGACAGAGCCCCACCAGAAGTGCTCCAGCAGCCAGCCGCCCACCAGCGGCCCGCCGGCCGCGCCGCCGCCCCACATCGCGCCCCAGACGCCGATGGCCGTGGCCCGCTGACGGCTGTCCAGGAAAGTCGCGCGGATGATGCCGAGCGTCGACGGCATGAGCATCGCGCCGAAGAGCCCCTGCAGCACGCGGGCCGCGATGAGCATCGCGGGCGAGACGGAGAAGGCCGCGAGGACCGACGCCGCGCCGAAGCCCGCCACGCCGAGCATCAGCAGTCGGCGGCGCCCCACCCTGTCGGCCAGCACGCCCATCGTCACCAGCAGCGCGGCAAGGACGAACGAGTAGACGTCGATGATCCACAGCAGCTGCGCGGTGGACGGTTCCAGGTGCTCCGAGATCGACGGCACGGCCAGGTCCAGCACCGTGGCGTCGATGGCGATGATGAGCACCGCCCCGCACAGCACGGCGAGCCCGATCCAGTCGCGCACCCCGGCCCGCGCCGATCCGCGTTCGGCCATCGTCGTCGACATCTTCCGCACCTTCGATCTCCCGCCACGCTCCGAGCGCGGCGCTCGCCACATCAAATACCGTCGGGACGGTACACAGATTATCACTGTACCGTCCGGACGGTACAGTTCCGTGTAGGGTGATGTGCATGACCACGCAGCAGTCCACGCCCGACAGAATCCTCGACGCCCTCGAGCGGGTGCTGCTGCACCAGGGGCCCGGGGCGGCGACGCTCGAGGCGGTAGCGGCGGACGCCGGCGTGTCCAAGGGCGGGCTGCTCTACCACTTCCCCACCAAGGAGGCGATGCTCGCGGCGATGGTGCGGCGCCTCGGCGCGCGCTCCGACGCGGAGTTGGACGCGGCGGTGGCCGGCGGGACCACCGTCGCCGAGTTCTACCTGCAGGCGCTGGACGACGACTCGTTCAGCGACAAGCCGCTCTACCAGTCGGCCATCGCCGCGCTGCGCGGCCTCGACGGGCGGCACGAGGACGTCCAGACCGCGATGACCGAGGTGCTGCGCGGCTGGGACGCGGGCCTGCAGAAGGAGTTCGACGACCCGGTGGATGCGGAGATCGTCCGGCTCGCCGGCGACGGCATCCTGCTCGCCGCGTTGCTGGATCTGCCTGCCCCGGACCCGCGATTGCACGCACAGGTGGTGGCAAGGCTCCTCGGCCGCGAGTGATCCGCGCCGCCGCGCCCGTCAGGTCGGATACCCGTCAGGTCAGATAGCGGTAGGCCGGCGACCCCGGCACCAGTCGGTCGACCTGCATCGGCGACGCCTCCATGCGCGCGAGCAGTGCGGCCAGGTCCTCACGCTCACCCAGCTCGACGCCCACGAGCGCCTCACCGGTCTCCCTGTTGTTGCGCTTGACGTACTCGAAGAGCGTGATGTCGTCGTCGGGCCCCAGGACCTCGTCCAGGAACCGCCGCAGCGCACCCGGCTCCTGGGGGAAGTCGACCAGGAAGTAGTGCTTGAGCCCCAGGTGCACAAGTGAGCGTTCGAGGATCTCCCCGTAGCGCGAGACGTCGTTGTTTCCGCCGCTGATCACGCACACCACCGTGGAGCCCGGCTCCAGGCGCATATGCTCGAGCGCCGTCACCGACAGCGCACCGGCGGGCTCGGCGATGACGCCCTCGGTCTGGTAAAGGTCCAGCATCGCGGTGCACACCGCACCCTCGTCCACCTGCAGCATCGCGATCCCGCCGCCGTCGGCGCGCGGGACGGTGGTGGTGACCATCGGCAGCGACGCGTGCGTCACGACATGCGCGCCCGCCGCCAGCAGCACGTCGTAGGGCAGTGCGCCCACCCGGCGCACCGCGGCGCCGTCGACGAACGGGTCCGCCTCCGACAGCGTGACCGGGCCGCCCGCGGCCAGCGCCGCCGTCATCGACGCCGCGCCCGCCGGCTCCACCCCCGCCACGTACACGCCGGGGGCACGGTCGTGCAGATAGGTCACCAGCCCTGCCATCAGCCCGCCGCCGCCCACCGGGACCACCACCGTGTCCGGGGCACTGCCGAGCTGCTCGATGATCTCCGCCGCCACCGTGCCCTGTCCGGCGATGGTGCGGGCGTCGTCGAAGGGGGGGACGATCGTCGCGCCGGTGCGCTCCGCGTCCGCCTGCGCCGCAGCGGATGCCGCATCGAACGTGGTGCCGGTGACCACCAGCTCGACGTACTCGCCGCCGTGGGCACGGATGCGGTCGCGCTTCTGCTTGGGGGTGTTGGTGGGCACGTAGATCCGGCCGCGGATGCCCAGCGACCGGCACGCGTAAGCGACGCCCTGCGCGTGGTTTCCCGCGCTGGCGGCCACCACGCCCGACGCGCGCTCGTCCTCCTCGAGCTGCACCATCAGGTTGAACGCGCCGCGGATCTTGTAGGAGC
This window contains:
- a CDS encoding MFS transporter, which translates into the protein MSTTMAERGSARAGVRDWIGLAVLCGAVLIIAIDATVLDLAVPSISEHLEPSTAQLLWIIDVYSFVLAALLVTMGVLADRVGRRRLLMLGVAGFGAASVLAAFSVSPAMLIAARVLQGLFGAMLMPSTLGIIRATFLDSRQRATAIGVWGAMWGGGAAGGPLVGGWLLEHFWWGSVFLVAVPVLLVMLVAMPFVLRESRDPHPGRFDFPGVVLSAGTLVPLIYALKDAASHGPSPLTGALVVAGVLCGWAFVSRQRRAADPMIDVRLFRNPVFSTAILTNLLSVFGLAGVLFFGTQYLQMVLGYSPLEAGLLAAPGTAASMVAALLAAAVARRIGVRRALAGSILFAAVGAVMLMALGVDGRALVFVVGFVVVGLGSGLGLTLTSAVVVDVVEPERAGAASGISETSYELGVAAGVAVLGSVVMGIYRAGVDVAGLAAEQATAVRDTLGGAVRVADEIGGPQGAELLDSARSSFVDGMHVAAGSTAALLACAAVAVLVLLRGGTAEREPAPANGNSAS
- a CDS encoding TetR/AcrR family transcriptional regulator is translated as MTTQQSTPDRILDALERVLLHQGPGAATLEAVAADAGVSKGGLLYHFPTKEAMLAAMVRRLGARSDAELDAAVAGGTTVAEFYLQALDDDSFSDKPLYQSAIAALRGLDGRHEDVQTAMTEVLRGWDAGLQKEFDDPVDAEIVRLAGDGILLAALLDLPAPDPRLHAQVVARLLGRE
- the ilvA gene encoding threonine ammonia-lyase IlvA, translating into MQAGSGVRGGRGELPAAGDIEAAAARIADVVVRTPLQYCERLSAATGARVFLKREDLQGVRSYKIRGAFNLMVQLEEDERASGVVAASAGNHAQGVAYACRSLGIRGRIYVPTNTPKQKRDRIRAHGGEYVELVVTGTTFDAASAAAQADAERTGATIVPPFDDARTIAGQGTVAAEIIEQLGSAPDTVVVPVGGGGLMAGLVTYLHDRAPGVYVAGVEPAGAASMTAALAAGGPVTLSEADPFVDGAAVRRVGALPYDVLLAAGAHVVTHASLPMVTTTVPRADGGGIAMLQVDEGAVCTAMLDLYQTEGVIAEPAGALSVTALEHMRLEPGSTVVCVISGGNNDVSRYGEILERSLVHLGLKHYFLVDFPQEPGALRRFLDEVLGPDDDITLFEYVKRNNRETGEALVGVELGEREDLAALLARMEASPMQVDRLVPGSPAYRYLT